In Drosophila bipectinata strain 14024-0381.07 chromosome 2R, DbipHiC1v2, whole genome shotgun sequence, one genomic interval encodes:
- the EcR gene encoding ecdysone receptor isoform X3: MSASPSSVPSSAPPLSPGSQNHSYMSNGYASPTSAGSYDAYSPNCKTGRDDLSPSSSLNGYSANESCDTKKIKKGPAPRVQEELCLVCGDRASGYHYNALTCEGCKGFFRRSVTKSAVYCCKFGRACEMDMYMRRKCQECRLKKCLAVGMRPECVVPENQCAMKRREKKAQKEKDKMTTSPSSQHGGNGGGLGGTHDIVKKEILDLMICEAPQHATIPLLPDDILAKCQARNIPPLTYNQLAVIYKLIWYQDGYEQPSEEDLKRIMSQPDENESQTDVSFRHITEITILTVQLIVEFAKGLPAFTKIPQEDQITLLKACSSEVMMLRMARRYDHNSDSIFFANNRSYTRDSYKMAGMADNIEDLLHFCRQMFSMKVDNVEYALLTAIVIFSDRPGLEKAKLVEEIQSYYIDTLRIYILNRHCGDSMSLVFYAKLLSILTELRTLGNQNAEMCFSLKLKNRKLPKFLEEIWDVHAIPPSVQSHLQVTQEENERLERAERMRASVGGAITSGIDSESASTSAAAAAQHQPQPQTQSQSQPQPQQQPQHQHQQPQLPPQLQPQHLPVSVSVPMPASVTGSVSAVSTSSDYIGGGGALGPTTAAATSSTSITAAVPASSTTPGVAMGNGVGVGMGVGGNVSMYANAQTAMALMGVALHPHQEQLIGGVSVKSEHSTTA, translated from the exons GTCGCGATGATCTCTCGCCCTCGAGCAGCCTCAACGGGTACTCCGCTAACGAGAGCTGCGATACGAAGAAGATCAAGAAGGGCCCGGCGCCGCGGGTCCAGGAGGAGCTGTGCCTGGTCTGCGGGGACCGGGCCTCCGGCTACCACTACAATGCACTGACCTGCGAGGGCTGCAAGGGCTTCTTCCGGCGGAGCGTCACCAAGAGCGCCGTATACTGCTGCAAGTTTGGACGTGCCTGCGAAATGGACATGTACATGCGGCGCAAGTGCCAGGAGTGTCGCCTTAAGAAGTGCCTGGCCGTGGGCATGAGGCCGGAGTGTGTCGTCCCGGAGAACCAGTGCGCCATGAAGCGGCGCGAGAAGAAAGCCCAGAAGGAGAAGGACAAGATGACCACGTCGCCCAGCTCGCAGCATGGCGGCAATGGCGGTGGCTTGGGCGGCACCCACGACATTGTGAAGAAGGAGATCCTCGATCTGATGATCTGCGAGGCGCCGCAGCACGCCACAATTCCG CTACTACCTGATGATATTTTGGCCAAGTGTCAAGCGCGCAATATACCTCCGCTAACGTACAATCAGTTGGCTGTTATATACAAACTAATTTGGTACCAGGACGGCTACGAGCAGCCGTCCGAAGAGGATCTCAAGCGTATAATG AGTCAACCCGATGAGAACGAGAGCCAGACGGACGTCAGTTTTCGACACATCACCGAGATAACCATTCTCACAGTTCAGTTGATTGTGGAATTTGCAAAAGGTTTACCAGCGTTTACAAAAATACCCCAGGAGGATCAGATAACGTTACTGAAG GCCTGCTCGTCCGAGGTGATGATGTTGCGAATGGCCCGCAGATACGACCACAACTCAGACTCCATTTTCTTCGCGAACAACCGATCCTACACACGGGACTCGTACAAAATGGCCGGAATGGCTGACAACATTGAAGACCTTCTGCATTTCTGCCGACAAATGTTCTCGATGAAGGTGGACAACGTCGAGTACGCTCTACTCACTGCCATTGTGATCTTTTCGGACCGGCCGGGCTTGGAGAAGGCTAAACTAGTCGAAGAGATCCAAAGCTACTACATCGACACGCTACGCATTTATATACTCAACCGCCACTGCGGCGACTCCATGAGCCTCGTCTTCTACGCCAAGCTGCTGTCCATCCTCACCGAGCTGCGCACGCTGGGCAACCAGAACGCCGAGATGTGCTTCTCTCTGAAGCTCAAGAACCGCAAGCTCCCCAAGTTCCTTGAGGAAATCTGGGACGTGCACGCCATTCCGCCCTCGGTCCAGTCGCATCTGCAGGTCACCCAGGAGGAGAACGAGCGTCTGGAGCGGGCCGAACGCATGCGGGCCTCCGTCGGCGGCGCTATTACCTCAGGCATAGACTCCGAGTCCGCTTCCACctcggcggcggcagcggctcagcaccagccccagccccagaCCCAGTCCCAGTCACAGCCGCaaccgcagcagcagccgcagcaccagcaccagcagccgCAACTCCCACCTCAGCTCCAGCCGCAGCATCTTCCTGTCTCCGTTTCCGTTCCAATGCCCGCATCCGTTACGGGTTCCGTGTCGGCGGTTAGTACGAGCAGCGACTACATCGGGGGCGGTGGCGCCTTGGGGCCGACGACTGCCGCCGCCACCTCTTCAACCAGCATCACTGCCGCCGTGCCCGCCAGCTCGACCACGCCAGGCGTGGCCATGGGCAACGGGGTAGGAGTGGGCATGGGTGTGGGCGGGAACGTCAGCATGTACGCCAACGCCCAGACGGCGATGGCGTTGATGGGCGTGGCTCTGCATCCTCACCAGGAGCAGCTCATCGGTGGAGTGTCTGTCAAGTCGGAGCACTCGACGACGGCATAG
- the EcR gene encoding ecdysone receptor isoform X4 yields the protein MDTCGLVAELAQYIDAYGRDDLSPSSSLNGYSANESCDTKKIKKGPAPRVQEELCLVCGDRASGYHYNALTCEGCKGFFRRSVTKSAVYCCKFGRACEMDMYMRRKCQECRLKKCLAVGMRPECVVPENQCAMKRREKKAQKEKDKMTTSPSSQHGGNGGGLGGTHDIVKKEILDLMICEAPQHATIPLLPDDILAKCQARNIPPLTYNQLAVIYKLIWYQDGYEQPSEEDLKRIMSQPDENESQTDVSFRHITEITILTVQLIVEFAKGLPAFTKIPQEDQITLLKACSSEVMMLRMARRYDHNSDSIFFANNRSYTRDSYKMAGMADNIEDLLHFCRQMFSMKVDNVEYALLTAIVIFSDRPGLEKAKLVEEIQSYYIDTLRIYILNRHCGDSMSLVFYAKLLSILTELRTLGNQNAEMCFSLKLKNRKLPKFLEEIWDVHAIPPSVQSHLQVTQEENERLERAERMRASVGGAITSGIDSESASTSAAAAAQHQPQPQTQSQSQPQPQQQPQHQHQQPQLPPQLQPQHLPVSVSVPMPASVTGSVSAVSTSSDYIGGGGALGPTTAAATSSTSITAAVPASSTTPGVAMGNGVGVGMGVGGNVSMYANAQTAMALMGVALHPHQEQLIGGVSVKSEHSTTA from the exons GTCGCGATGATCTCTCGCCCTCGAGCAGCCTCAACGGGTACTCCGCTAACGAGAGCTGCGATACGAAGAAGATCAAGAAGGGCCCGGCGCCGCGGGTCCAGGAGGAGCTGTGCCTGGTCTGCGGGGACCGGGCCTCCGGCTACCACTACAATGCACTGACCTGCGAGGGCTGCAAGGGCTTCTTCCGGCGGAGCGTCACCAAGAGCGCCGTATACTGCTGCAAGTTTGGACGTGCCTGCGAAATGGACATGTACATGCGGCGCAAGTGCCAGGAGTGTCGCCTTAAGAAGTGCCTGGCCGTGGGCATGAGGCCGGAGTGTGTCGTCCCGGAGAACCAGTGCGCCATGAAGCGGCGCGAGAAGAAAGCCCAGAAGGAGAAGGACAAGATGACCACGTCGCCCAGCTCGCAGCATGGCGGCAATGGCGGTGGCTTGGGCGGCACCCACGACATTGTGAAGAAGGAGATCCTCGATCTGATGATCTGCGAGGCGCCGCAGCACGCCACAATTCCG CTACTACCTGATGATATTTTGGCCAAGTGTCAAGCGCGCAATATACCTCCGCTAACGTACAATCAGTTGGCTGTTATATACAAACTAATTTGGTACCAGGACGGCTACGAGCAGCCGTCCGAAGAGGATCTCAAGCGTATAATG AGTCAACCCGATGAGAACGAGAGCCAGACGGACGTCAGTTTTCGACACATCACCGAGATAACCATTCTCACAGTTCAGTTGATTGTGGAATTTGCAAAAGGTTTACCAGCGTTTACAAAAATACCCCAGGAGGATCAGATAACGTTACTGAAG GCCTGCTCGTCCGAGGTGATGATGTTGCGAATGGCCCGCAGATACGACCACAACTCAGACTCCATTTTCTTCGCGAACAACCGATCCTACACACGGGACTCGTACAAAATGGCCGGAATGGCTGACAACATTGAAGACCTTCTGCATTTCTGCCGACAAATGTTCTCGATGAAGGTGGACAACGTCGAGTACGCTCTACTCACTGCCATTGTGATCTTTTCGGACCGGCCGGGCTTGGAGAAGGCTAAACTAGTCGAAGAGATCCAAAGCTACTACATCGACACGCTACGCATTTATATACTCAACCGCCACTGCGGCGACTCCATGAGCCTCGTCTTCTACGCCAAGCTGCTGTCCATCCTCACCGAGCTGCGCACGCTGGGCAACCAGAACGCCGAGATGTGCTTCTCTCTGAAGCTCAAGAACCGCAAGCTCCCCAAGTTCCTTGAGGAAATCTGGGACGTGCACGCCATTCCGCCCTCGGTCCAGTCGCATCTGCAGGTCACCCAGGAGGAGAACGAGCGTCTGGAGCGGGCCGAACGCATGCGGGCCTCCGTCGGCGGCGCTATTACCTCAGGCATAGACTCCGAGTCCGCTTCCACctcggcggcggcagcggctcagcaccagccccagccccagaCCCAGTCCCAGTCACAGCCGCaaccgcagcagcagccgcagcaccagcaccagcagccgCAACTCCCACCTCAGCTCCAGCCGCAGCATCTTCCTGTCTCCGTTTCCGTTCCAATGCCCGCATCCGTTACGGGTTCCGTGTCGGCGGTTAGTACGAGCAGCGACTACATCGGGGGCGGTGGCGCCTTGGGGCCGACGACTGCCGCCGCCACCTCTTCAACCAGCATCACTGCCGCCGTGCCCGCCAGCTCGACCACGCCAGGCGTGGCCATGGGCAACGGGGTAGGAGTGGGCATGGGTGTGGGCGGGAACGTCAGCATGTACGCCAACGCCCAGACGGCGATGGCGTTGATGGGCGTGGCTCTGCATCCTCACCAGGAGCAGCTCATCGGTGGAGTGTCTGTCAAGTCGGAGCACTCGACGACGGCATAG